From Mycobacteriales bacterium, one genomic window encodes:
- the pstC gene encoding phosphate ABC transporter permease subunit PstC produces the protein MSVTAEGRTGSWRRWRATRAARSVGPTERIVRSLLALAAVVPTAALAFLAYEIVRSAYPAIVFNGWHFFTTKTFTLGNLYGGSLEVHHGYKAPHGAAYGVLPLLVGTLLSSFIALLVAVPVAVGGVIVLVEKLPERLQGPLGVFLELLAGVPSVIFGLWGVYAFGPLVSRTVFRWIAALHIPWLSGEIPARQGLLTASLVLAVMIIPIIASITRELVRSVPAISKEGAVALGLTHSETIRTVTLPFIRTGLIAASILGLARALGETIAVLIISGNALNTYPRNIFAPFSSMASTIAAILDGALTDSTKMAVHSLAEVGLVLLVVTLAANLGGRALANRFSPVGLPVGRGV, from the coding sequence ATGAGCGTCACCGCTGAGGGCCGTACCGGGTCGTGGCGCCGTTGGCGCGCGACCCGGGCGGCCCGCTCGGTCGGCCCGACCGAGCGAATCGTCCGAAGTCTGCTCGCCCTTGCTGCAGTCGTCCCCACCGCGGCATTGGCCTTTCTTGCCTACGAGATCGTTCGTTCCGCTTACCCAGCAATCGTCTTCAACGGCTGGCACTTCTTTACGACGAAGACGTTTACCCTCGGCAATCTCTACGGCGGCAGCCTCGAGGTGCACCATGGCTACAAAGCGCCGCATGGGGCGGCGTACGGCGTGCTGCCCCTGCTTGTCGGAACCCTGCTGTCCTCGTTCATCGCGTTGCTCGTCGCCGTACCGGTTGCCGTCGGCGGCGTGATCGTCCTGGTCGAGAAACTGCCGGAACGCCTGCAAGGTCCGCTCGGCGTGTTTCTCGAGCTCCTCGCAGGTGTTCCGAGCGTGATCTTCGGGCTGTGGGGTGTCTACGCGTTCGGTCCGCTGGTGTCGCGAACCGTCTTTCGTTGGATTGCGGCGCTGCACATTCCTTGGCTCTCAGGAGAGATTCCGGCCCGGCAGGGCTTGTTGACGGCGTCACTGGTTCTCGCGGTGATGATCATCCCGATCATCGCCTCGATCACTCGCGAGCTCGTGCGCTCGGTCCCGGCGATCTCGAAGGAGGGTGCGGTTGCGCTCGGCCTGACGCACTCGGAGACGATTCGGACCGTCACGTTGCCGTTCATCAGGACGGGTCTCATCGCCGCATCGATCCTCGGACTCGCCCGGGCGCTCGGGGAGACCATTGCGGTCCTCATCATCAGCGGCAACGCCCTTAATACCTATCCACGTAACATCTTTGCGCCGTTCTCTTCAATGGCGAGCACGATCGCTGCGATCCTCGACGGCGCGTTGACGGACTCCACGAAGATGGCGGTTCACTCTCTCGCCGAGGTCGGACTGGTACTGCTCGTGGTGACGCTGGCTGCCAACCTGGGCGGTCGTGCCCTTGCGAACCGCTTCAGCCCGGTCGGACTGCCGGTCGGCAGGGGTGTGTGA
- a CDS encoding MarR family winged helix-turn-helix transcriptional regulator, producing MQHAVDLDYEALLRFRVAMREFSHWSEQQAAAVGLTHAQHQLLLAVKGHPDPKGPTIGDVAGYLLIRHHSAVELAGRTETLGFIKRQRDKQDRRVVRLALTARGERSIKKLTSAHLRELRTLGPALRGVTEESGGLPRQRVS from the coding sequence GTGCAGCACGCTGTAGACCTCGACTACGAGGCGCTACTTCGGTTCCGGGTCGCGATGCGCGAGTTCAGTCATTGGAGCGAGCAGCAGGCGGCGGCAGTGGGTCTCACCCACGCGCAGCATCAACTTCTGCTGGCGGTGAAGGGCCATCCTGACCCGAAGGGCCCGACGATCGGCGACGTCGCTGGCTATCTGTTGATCCGGCATCACAGTGCCGTAGAACTCGCCGGCCGTACCGAGACGCTCGGTTTCATCAAGCGGCAAAGAGACAAGCAGGACCGGCGGGTCGTGCGGCTCGCCCTGACCGCGCGTGGCGAGCGCAGCATCAAGAAGCTGACCTCTGCTCATCTACGAGAACTGAGAACCCTCGGCCCTGCCCTGCGTGGGGTCACCGAGGAGTCCGGCGGCCTACCGCGGCAGCGAGTGAGCTAG
- a CDS encoding winged helix-turn-helix domain-containing protein, which produces MVLDLDGHSVQVGNRPPMALPAKEFELLRILMQHAGETVSYESVMSALWPTLRAHVSRTLPIHIRRLRDRLCDDQEPCGVIVNVRCVGYRYESGSE; this is translated from the coding sequence GTGGTCCTCGATCTCGACGGCCACTCGGTGCAGGTGGGTAACCGTCCGCCGATGGCCCTGCCGGCCAAGGAGTTCGAGCTACTGCGGATACTCATGCAGCACGCGGGCGAGACGGTCTCCTACGAGTCGGTGATGTCGGCGCTCTGGCCCACCTTGCGCGCGCACGTCTCGCGGACGCTGCCGATCCACATCCGGCGCCTGCGCGATCGCCTCTGCGACGACCAAGAACCGTGTGGCGTGATTGTCAATGTTCGCTGCGTGGGTTACCGCTACGAGTCAGGCTCGGAATGA
- a CDS encoding beta-propeller fold lactonase family protein, which translates to MKPLKLAVSLGSVAALSLAGPALAAQAAPHHSSPVIGHVYVNDNTTGTNTIGGFDRHADGSLTPESGSPYATGGQGSGAGTASQGALQETPGDRFLVAVDAGSDQISVLRLDRAGVPHEVSSGTVSSHGSEPVSIAITPWGRADLVYVANAGDPSNGYTGGNYTGFFLSRAGILHHISGSTVAVPDGSQLGDVLFNSTGTSLVGTRVATSLVDSFNVGRNALLYPAPGSPYTAQGPGPLGSEFRPTNPQQLFVSNAHGGQNNGTISAFSVSRNGNLTSIGAGPYADNQTAPCWVEISHNGRYLFTTNTAVPSISRYSIAGDGTMTLLGSTALDPTTEKAPIDLRLSPGGHTLYVVDGGAATISAFHVSGGSLTALPGAPVSVTGSVAPAGIVVN; encoded by the coding sequence GTGAAACCCCTCAAGCTCGCCGTCAGCCTGGGCAGCGTCGCCGCCCTGAGCCTGGCCGGTCCTGCCCTCGCGGCCCAGGCCGCCCCACATCACAGCTCACCGGTCATCGGGCACGTCTACGTCAACGACAACACCACCGGCACCAACACGATCGGAGGCTTCGACCGGCACGCCGACGGATCCCTGACGCCGGAGTCGGGATCGCCGTACGCCACCGGCGGCCAGGGCTCGGGTGCGGGCACCGCATCGCAGGGTGCCTTGCAGGAGACGCCAGGCGACCGCTTCCTGGTGGCGGTGGACGCCGGCAGCGACCAGATCTCGGTGCTTCGCCTCGACCGAGCCGGCGTGCCGCACGAGGTCTCCAGCGGCACCGTCTCCTCTCACGGCAGCGAGCCGGTCAGCATCGCAATCACGCCGTGGGGCCGAGCCGATCTGGTCTATGTCGCCAACGCGGGCGACCCGTCCAACGGCTACACCGGCGGCAACTACACCGGCTTCTTCCTCAGCCGCGCCGGCATCCTGCACCACATCAGCGGGTCGACCGTCGCGGTGCCGGACGGCTCGCAGCTCGGTGACGTGTTGTTCAACTCGACCGGTACGTCGCTCGTCGGCACGCGGGTTGCAACCTCGCTGGTCGACAGCTTCAACGTCGGGCGGAACGCGTTGCTCTATCCCGCACCCGGCTCCCCGTACACCGCACAGGGGCCCGGGCCGCTCGGCTCCGAGTTCCGGCCGACCAACCCGCAGCAGCTGTTCGTGTCCAACGCACACGGCGGCCAGAACAACGGCACGATCTCGGCGTTCTCGGTCTCGCGCAACGGCAACCTCACCTCGATCGGCGCCGGTCCGTACGCCGACAACCAGACCGCGCCGTGCTGGGTTGAGATCAGCCACAACGGCCGCTACCTGTTCACCACCAATACTGCGGTGCCGAGCATCTCGCGGTACTCGATCGCGGGCGACGGCACCATGACGCTGCTCGGCAGCACCGCGCTCGACCCGACCACCGAGAAGGCCCCGATCGACCTGCGGCTCTCGCCAGGTGGCCACACCCTGTACGTCGTCGACGGTGGCGCGGCGACGATCAGCGCGTTCCACGTGAGCGGCGGGAGCCTCACGGCACTTCCGGGCGCACCGGTGAGCGTCACCGGATCGGTTGCGCCGGCAGGGATCGTCGTGAACTGA
- the pstB gene encoding phosphate ABC transporter ATP-binding protein PstB, with product MNPVFEISNLSFYYGQVRALRDVTASIGRKEITALIGPSGCGKTTFLRCLNRLNDMVAAARVEGSIEFDGESVYAPSVRPADLRRRVGMVFQRPNPFPKSIYENVAIAPRTNGYSGDLDELVEQSLRRAALWDEVKDKLKASAFSLSGGQQQRLCIARAVAVKPDVILMDEPASALDPVATYAIEELMAELKNEYTIVVVTHNMQQAARVSDRTGFFTVEVTPEGRTGVLVEMGSTTRLFTNPTEKRTEDYITGRFG from the coding sequence CTGAACCCAGTATTCGAGATCAGCAACCTGAGCTTCTACTACGGCCAGGTCCGAGCCCTTCGGGACGTCACGGCCAGCATCGGCCGCAAGGAGATTACGGCGCTGATCGGCCCTTCGGGGTGCGGCAAGACGACTTTCCTTCGATGCTTGAACCGGCTCAACGACATGGTCGCGGCGGCCCGCGTCGAAGGCTCGATTGAGTTCGACGGCGAGTCGGTCTATGCGCCGTCGGTGCGCCCCGCCGACCTTCGCCGCCGCGTGGGAATGGTCTTCCAGCGTCCGAACCCGTTCCCCAAGTCGATCTATGAGAATGTCGCGATCGCTCCCCGTACGAATGGTTACTCGGGCGATCTCGACGAGCTGGTCGAGCAGTCGCTGCGACGTGCTGCGTTGTGGGACGAGGTGAAGGACAAGCTGAAGGCAAGCGCCTTCAGCTTGTCAGGCGGGCAGCAGCAGCGGCTATGTATCGCTCGCGCGGTCGCCGTGAAGCCCGATGTGATCCTGATGGATGAGCCGGCGTCGGCGCTCGATCCGGTCGCTACCTATGCGATCGAGGAGCTGATGGCCGAACTCAAGAACGAGTACACGATTGTGGTCGTCACCCACAACATGCAGCAGGCCGCACGGGTGTCCGACCGTACGGGCTTCTTCACGGTCGAGGTCACTCCCGAGGGGCGAACGGGTGTCCTCGTGGAGATGGGCTCGACGACGAGGTTGTTCACCAACCCGACGGAGAAGCGGACCGAGGACTACATCACGGGCCGGTTCGGCTGA
- the pstS gene encoding phosphate ABC transporter substrate-binding protein PstS, whose protein sequence is MTVKRLLTAAVIAVLGLTMAACGSSSSGGSGGSGSGSGSGGTLNEAGSSLLYPYLQELVSPLKQAYPSIKLAPAAGGSGVGISDAISGTVQMGGSDAYLSQGQFSQTPGIMNVPVVVSAQAVNYNLKGIQHLKLSGNILAEIYEGKITKWNDPAIAALNPGVKLPAETIVPVRRVDSSGDTFLFTSLLSATNAAWKNGPAFGTTVTWPAAAGEVTANGNPGMVQTCQSTPGCVAYVGVSAEAQAQQAGLGEAMLQNKSGKFLLPTAKTITAAAAQGSSNLPSNLAQSLIYEPGADSYPTVNFEYIVVKSQQSSSTTAQAIRNFLDWTMSPSGGSTQKLLSAEDFVKLPSSVVPMAKAAVAKITG, encoded by the coding sequence GTGACCGTGAAACGCCTGCTAACCGCTGCTGTGATCGCAGTCCTCGGCCTGACCATGGCCGCCTGCGGTTCGAGTTCCTCGGGGGGATCCGGGGGATCGGGATCAGGATCGGGAAGTGGGGGCACCCTCAACGAGGCAGGTTCGAGCCTGCTCTATCCCTACCTACAGGAGTTGGTCTCGCCGCTGAAGCAGGCTTACCCGTCGATCAAGCTCGCACCTGCGGCTGGCGGCTCAGGCGTCGGAATCAGTGACGCGATCAGCGGTACGGTCCAGATGGGCGGCTCAGACGCCTACTTGAGTCAAGGCCAGTTCAGCCAGACGCCTGGCATCATGAATGTCCCGGTCGTGGTGTCAGCGCAGGCGGTCAACTACAACCTCAAGGGGATCCAGCACCTCAAGCTGTCCGGCAACATCCTCGCGGAGATCTACGAGGGCAAGATCACCAAGTGGAACGATCCCGCCATCGCCGCGCTCAACCCCGGGGTGAAGCTCCCGGCCGAAACGATCGTGCCGGTTCGCCGGGTCGACTCCTCAGGTGACACCTTCCTGTTCACCAGCCTGCTCTCCGCGACGAACGCGGCGTGGAAGAACGGGCCCGCCTTCGGCACCACGGTGACGTGGCCGGCCGCCGCAGGCGAGGTGACCGCAAATGGCAACCCGGGCATGGTGCAGACCTGCCAGTCGACACCGGGCTGTGTCGCGTACGTCGGCGTGAGCGCAGAGGCGCAGGCCCAGCAGGCCGGTCTCGGTGAGGCAATGCTGCAGAACAAGTCCGGCAAGTTCCTTCTGCCAACCGCCAAGACGATCACCGCGGCGGCCGCCCAAGGTTCGTCCAACTTGCCCTCGAACCTGGCCCAGTCGCTGATCTACGAGCCCGGTGCGGACTCCTACCCCACGGTCAACTTCGAGTACATCGTCGTGAAGTCGCAGCAGTCCAGCTCGACCACGGCCCAGGCGATCCGCAACTTCCTCGATTGGACGATGAGTCCGAGCGGTGGGAGCACGCAGAAGCTGCTCTCGGCCGAGGACTTCGTGAAGTTGCCGTCGTCGGTGGTCCCCATGGCGAAGGCGGCGGTAGCGAAGATTACTGGCTGA
- a CDS encoding ABC transporter permease subunit, protein MRRRRWKDRVFWGGCTLALALIIAPAISVLVSVFHQAAPAMSWSLITHRTNAGGIENAILGTLLLLLGVLIVAGSIGVGAGIYLAEFASGRTERILRFYSEVLAGSPSIIIGYVGYVTLVVGFHWGFSLLAAVIALSTLVVPYIVKTTEVALRQLPTYLREGAAGLGMRETTILWRILLPPALPGIVSGLIVALAISTGELAPLLYTAGFSDSNPSLHLFHQAVPYLTNVTYTDLALPGAQAHATAAAAGAFSLILLIVLIGIGRLLSRRARMATRQMTL, encoded by the coding sequence ATGCGGCGACGTCGCTGGAAGGACCGCGTCTTCTGGGGTGGTTGCACGCTTGCCCTTGCGCTGATCATCGCGCCCGCTATCTCGGTGCTGGTGAGCGTGTTTCATCAGGCGGCGCCGGCGATGAGCTGGTCACTCATCACCCACCGCACGAATGCAGGCGGGATCGAGAACGCGATCTTGGGCACGCTCCTGCTCCTGTTGGGAGTCCTCATCGTCGCCGGCAGCATCGGAGTCGGTGCCGGCATCTATCTCGCGGAGTTCGCCTCCGGACGCACCGAGCGAATCCTCCGGTTCTACTCCGAGGTCCTTGCCGGCTCACCCTCCATCATCATCGGGTACGTCGGCTACGTCACCCTGGTCGTCGGGTTCCACTGGGGATTCTCGCTGCTTGCCGCGGTTATCGCACTTTCCACGCTTGTCGTCCCGTACATCGTGAAGACCACCGAGGTCGCTCTCCGGCAGCTGCCGACGTACCTGCGGGAAGGGGCAGCCGGCCTTGGCATGCGTGAGACCACCATCCTTTGGCGGATCCTGCTACCCCCCGCTCTGCCGGGCATTGTGAGCGGGCTGATAGTCGCGCTGGCGATCTCGACCGGGGAGTTGGCGCCGCTGCTCTACACGGCCGGCTTCTCGGATTCGAATCCGAGCCTGCACTTGTTCCATCAGGCCGTGCCTTATCTGACGAATGTCACGTACACCGACCTGGCGCTGCCCGGTGCGCAGGCCCACGCGACGGCCGCGGCGGCCGGCGCGTTCAGTCTCATCCTGCTGATCGTTCTGATCGGGATCGGCCGGCTGCTCTCCCGCCGGGCCCGAATGGCAACCAGGCAGATGACGCTATGA
- a CDS encoding response regulator transcription factor, translating into MGHVLVVDDDPTVSDVVARYLTRDGHDVEIVGDGLDALQRAASNPPDLVVLDLMLPSMSGLDVCRRLREAGPVPVIMLTARSEESDRVAGLELGADDYVTKPFSPRELALRVDAVLRRASGALVAGSEGRLVDGDLVIDHAAHQATKAGDVLSLTAREYDLLAFLLAHPQVAFTREQLFERVWGWSFGDVSTVTVHVRRLREKIEDDPSRPQRLVTVWGVGYRYETVAQP; encoded by the coding sequence ATGGGGCACGTCCTGGTCGTCGATGACGACCCGACGGTCAGCGACGTCGTCGCTCGCTACCTCACGCGCGACGGTCACGACGTCGAGATCGTCGGTGACGGCCTGGATGCGTTGCAACGGGCCGCCTCGAACCCGCCGGATCTCGTCGTTCTCGACCTGATGCTTCCGTCGATGTCGGGACTGGACGTCTGCCGCCGGCTTCGCGAGGCCGGGCCGGTGCCGGTGATCATGCTCACCGCGCGCAGCGAGGAGAGCGACCGCGTAGCCGGCCTCGAGCTCGGCGCCGACGACTACGTGACGAAACCGTTCAGCCCTCGTGAGCTCGCGTTGCGGGTGGACGCCGTACTGCGCCGCGCGTCCGGAGCACTGGTCGCGGGCAGCGAAGGTCGGCTGGTCGACGGCGACCTCGTGATCGACCACGCCGCTCATCAGGCGACCAAGGCGGGCGACGTCCTCTCGCTTACGGCGCGCGAGTACGACCTACTCGCCTTTCTCCTGGCCCACCCGCAGGTCGCGTTCACCCGCGAGCAGCTCTTCGAACGCGTGTGGGGCTGGAGCTTCGGTGACGTGTCGACCGTGACGGTCCACGTACGCCGGCTGCGGGAGAAGATCGAGGACGACCCGAGCCGGCCGCAGCGGTTGGTGACGGTCTGGGGCGTCGGCTACCGCTACGAGACGGTGGCTCAACCGTGA
- a CDS encoding ATP-binding protein, with translation MIVISVAAALVTGLVGAAAVWLLRRRISSALIVSTVAVAALATIAGVVAAVETMTISAHDSAVLIVVVIVSALVAGGCAWAVGRGVTSTMRAHADALAHYESDRAVEASRRELVAWMSHDLRTPIAGIRAMAEALEDGVVSDEATVAAYHHTIRDESVRLAAMVDGLFELARLHSGSLALQRERVPVADLVAQALPTAAALGAEKDIEVAADLDGAVVDVDIEEFGRVLRNLLSNAIRHTPPGGVIAITSRTSSGRSEIGVHDQCGGIPEEHLPRVFDIAFRGSVARTPETDRGAGLGLAIASAIVQAHGGSITAANIDDGCTFSIALPIAPGGASPAPPDARDQESLVRGRSSSSPSTQSSTFSL, from the coding sequence ATGATCGTCATCTCGGTCGCTGCTGCCCTCGTCACCGGGCTGGTGGGCGCGGCCGCCGTGTGGTTGCTGCGGCGACGGATCAGCTCGGCGCTGATCGTCTCGACGGTCGCGGTCGCCGCGCTGGCGACCATCGCCGGGGTCGTTGCCGCGGTCGAGACAATGACGATCTCCGCGCACGACAGCGCCGTACTCATCGTGGTTGTCATCGTTTCGGCGCTGGTCGCCGGAGGCTGCGCATGGGCAGTCGGGCGCGGCGTCACCTCAACCATGAGGGCACACGCCGACGCCCTCGCGCATTACGAGTCGGACCGCGCGGTCGAGGCGAGCCGCCGCGAGCTGGTTGCCTGGATGTCACACGACCTGCGTACGCCGATCGCAGGCATCCGCGCGATGGCCGAGGCGCTCGAGGACGGTGTGGTCAGCGACGAGGCAACGGTCGCTGCGTACCACCACACGATCCGTGACGAGTCGGTGCGCCTCGCGGCCATGGTCGATGGCTTGTTCGAGCTGGCCCGGCTGCACAGCGGATCTCTTGCCCTGCAACGAGAACGCGTCCCAGTCGCCGATCTGGTCGCCCAGGCGCTGCCAACCGCAGCGGCGCTCGGCGCGGAGAAGGACATCGAGGTAGCCGCCGACCTCGACGGCGCGGTTGTGGACGTCGACATCGAGGAGTTCGGCCGCGTCCTCCGCAACCTGCTGTCCAACGCGATCCGGCACACCCCGCCTGGCGGAGTGATCGCCATCACTAGCCGGACGAGCTCCGGCCGGAGCGAGATCGGCGTGCACGACCAATGCGGCGGGATTCCGGAGGAGCACCTGCCGCGCGTGTTCGACATCGCGTTCCGCGGCAGCGTCGCGCGGACCCCGGAAACCGATCGCGGTGCCGGGCTCGGGCTCGCGATCGCGAGCGCGATCGTCCAGGCGCATGGCGGCTCGATCACGGCCGCCAATATCGACGACGGCTGCACGTTCTCGATCGCGCTGCCGATCGCTCCGGGCGGCGCCAGCCCGGCGCCACCGGATGCGCGCGATCAGGAGAGCTTGGTGCGCGGACGGTCCTCGAGCTCGCCGTCGACCCAGAGCTCGACCTTCTCGTTGTAG